The following coding sequences lie in one Rutidosis leptorrhynchoides isolate AG116_Rl617_1_P2 chromosome 6, CSIRO_AGI_Rlap_v1, whole genome shotgun sequence genomic window:
- the LOC139855239 gene encoding pentatricopeptide repeat-containing protein At4g31070, mitochondrial-like — protein MTNVFVRRFTSTSIAESDFKLRKRVKDLMLQGLHVEALRLYKNQPPHFHLHSFTSVLPSLIKACSFSKFHHGLGLQLHSHSLKLGLDSEPVVSNSVLSFYAKFCDVKSARKVFDEMPQRDFISWNSMINCFVRNGNYVEALEIFKAMYKSGSVAKPELIASIVSIWAHYGCASVGKMIHALSIVDERFEKQSVFLSTALVDLYWRSEDTVMAFRVFDAMTDKNEVSWTSMIAGYVATKDYLKALDCFRRMQRDGIKPNRVTLISVLPSSVELGTISLGKEIHAYAFRYGLNSDIRVVSSLVHLYSKHTDSLHLAELLFEKSTQKDVLWSTIITGYSQLKQTANKSIVLLNQMRKDGIKPNNGTILAILDACTNRQSLALGSLVHGYVVKSGLDYDISITNSLCNMYSKCGSLKESHKVFREMSTPDCISWSALINAYGVHGCGEEALKLFSEMKEKGIKYDSITFLSVLSACNHSGLIEEGCRLFSEALKSENEIVNLEHYACYIDLLGKAGKIELAIDVLRTMPMKPSPKIMSCLVSACKIHGRLDYVENLLSWFIESEPGNAANRTLLSMIYAEFGKWFNVEGIQKDMKLSGLKKNYGYSRLE, from the coding sequence ATGACTAATGTTTTTGTTAGAAGATTTACATCCACTTCAATTGCAGAGTCAGATTTTAAACTTCGAAAAAGAGTCAAAGATTTGATGCTACAGGGATTACATGTTGAAGCTCTTCGACTATACAAAAACCAACCACCCCATTTTCATCTTCATTCCTTCACTTCTGTTCTTCCTTCACTTATTAAAGCTTGTTCCTTTTCTAAATTTCATCATGGCCTTGGACTTCAGCTTCATTCCCATTCCCTTAAATTGGGTCTTGATTCAGAACCTGTAGTTTCAAATTCAGTTCTCTCCTTTTATGCTAAATTCTGTGATGTTAAATCAGCACgtaaggtgttcgatgaaatgcctcAAAGAGATTTCatatcatggaattcaatgataaatTGTTTTGTAAGAAATGGGAATTATGTGGAAGCATTAGAGATCTTTAAAGCAATGTATAAAAGTGGGTCCGTTGCAAAACCTGAGTTGATTGCTAGCATTGTTTCTATATGGGCCCATTATGGGTGTGCAAGTGTAGGGAAAATGATTCATGCTCTTTCAATAGTTGATGAAAGATTTGAGAAACAATCAGTGTTTCTATCAACAGCACTTGTGGACTTGTATTGGAGGTCCGAGGATACTGTGATGGCATTTCGTGTTTTTGATGCAATGACGGATAAAAACGAGGTTTCTTGGACTTCCATGATTGCAGGATATGTTGCAACTAAAGATTATTTGAAAGCACTTGATTGTTTTAGACGAATGCAGAGGGATGGAATTAAGCCTAATAGAGTGACACTAATTAGTGTTTTACCTTCATCTGTCGAATTAGGCACAATTAGTCTTGGCAAAGAAATTCACGCGTATGCTTTTCGTTATGGGTTGAATTCAGATATACGTGTAGTATCATCTTTGGTTCATTTATATTCAAAGCACACAGATTCATTACATCTTGCAGAACTACTGTTTGAAAAGTCAACGCAGAAAGATGTACTCTGGAGTACAATAATAACAGGATACTCTCAGCTTAAACAAACTGCAAATAAGTCAATAGTACTGCTAAATCAAATGAGAAAAGATGGGATTAAGCCAAACAATGGAACGATATTAGCAATACTTGATGCTTGTACCAATAGACAATCATTAGCCCTTGGAAGTTTAGTACATGGCTATGTGGTTAAGTCGGGTTTAGATTATGATATATCCATAACAAACTCTCTTTGTAATATGTACTCAAAATGTGGATCGCTTAAAGAATCACATAAAGTTTTTCGAGAAATGTCTACACCAGATTGTATTTCTTGGAGTGCACTTATTAATGCATATGGTGTTCATGGTTGTGGTGAAGAAGCCTTAAAACTGTTTAGTGAGATGAAAGAAAAAGGTATAAAGTATGATTCGATCACATTTCTTTCTGTGTTATCAGCATGTAACCATTCTGGGCTAATCGAAGAAGGGTGCAGATTATTTTCTGAAGCTTTAAAAAGTGAAAATGAAATAGTAAACTTGGAGCACTACGCTTGTTATATTGATCTTCTTGGAAAGGCAGGGAAGATTGAATTAGCTATTGATGTGTTGAGAACAATGCCTATGAAACCTAGTCCAAAGATTATGAGTTGTTTAGTGTCTGCTTGCAAGATTCATGGAAGATTGGATTATGTGGAAAATTTGTTAAGTTGGTTTATTGAATCAGAACCTGGTAATGCGGCTAACCGTACGTTGTTGAGTATGATTTATGCTGAATTTGGAAAATGGTTTAATGTGGAAGGTATACAGAAGGATATGAAATTAAGTGGATTGAAAAAGAATTATGGGTACAGTAGACTTGAATGA
- the LOC139855240 gene encoding uncharacterized protein: MHSLEDILKHPSEYSFCNIKVLKFYKCADLTCIFTVNVASSLTKLERLTVSQCPLIESLVKVDNSGANKAIKLLNTIFEVVALGVRDSEFNNESQTTVVKLPKLREVDLEEVNGLLYLWETNEWRQLELPNLTRLSIHNCYKLRHVFTTSMVGSLMQLQELHVTHCTYMWEIIKKDDDSQRKVLPCLKSLKLEHLQYLQAFCLWDKEFMLPSLTTLVIKQCPSLSVFTNGFVAAPKLKVIETNEGFIDLGEQDINSYIITHKQEEDNYDLWHIQTEGESAEGQSNLQMMNQIKNC; this comes from the exons ATGCATTCTCTAGAAGATATTTTGAAGCATCCTTCTGAATATTCCTTTTGCAATATAAAGGTTCTTAAATTTTATAAATGTGCCGACTTGACATGCATCTTCACAGTTAATGTTGCAAGTAGTCTGACGAAACTTGAGAGACTCACAGTATCACAGTGTCCTCTTATTGAATCACTGGTAAAAGTTGACAATAGTGGAGCTAATAAGGCGATTAAATTACTCAATACTATTTTTGAAGTAGTAGCATTGGGAGTGAGGGAtagtgaatttaacaacgaatctcAAACAACTGTTGTGAAACTTCCAAAACTAAGAGAAGTGGACTTAGAAGAGGTGAACGGTTTGCTTTATTTATGGGAGACCAATGAGTGGAGACAATTAGAGTTACCGAACCTGACAAGACTTTCTATTCATAATTGCTATAAATTAAGACATGTATTTACAACTTCGATGGTTGGTAGTCTCATGCAACTCCAAGAGCTACATGTCACACATTGTACATATATGTGGGAAATTATTAAGAAAGATGATGACTCTCAGAGAAAAGTGTTACCTTGTCTAAAGTCCTTAAAGCTTGAACATCTTCAATATTTACAAGCATTTTGCTTATGGGACAAGGAGTTTATGTTGCCATCATTGACTACCTTGGTAATCAAACAATGCCCGTCTCTATCAGTTTTCACCAACGGGTTTGTGGCTGCTCCAAAGCTAAAAGTAATAGAGACAAATGAAGGCTTTATTGATTTAGGGGAACAAGACATCAACTCCTATATAATCACCCATAAACAAGAG GAAGATAATTATGATTTGTGGCATATTCAAACAGAGGGTGAATCTGCAGAGGGTCAATCTAATCTGCAGATGATGAATCAAATTAAGAATTGCTAA
- the LOC139851844 gene encoding disease resistance protein At4g27190-like — protein MGGVGKSTMMEQMKRVAEDKKMFDLVVKVVIGKSKNKMMIQEAVAENTGGSLTENDEDNRAERLRKRFEGISEDGKKKILVILDDLWEDMDLKDIGLTNPLPKGFKLLLTSRDERVGTKMGVERSCIFKIDVLEEPEAKKLFWEIAGISDSDHDLSRIGEEIVKKCGGLPLAIATIASTLRDNKYKETWKDALNRLHNKNDSLLNIFYISYDNLKDNDEKAIFLLSGLFPDDHNIRIEDLTRYGWGLKLFINNLNSVSTARTRVNACIKNIIYSNLLIESNKTGCVNIHDLVRDFVLSKFSKVKQASLVNNDNISDQLRRDSYERILLKCGGMVEFPADFNQPNLTLLSLMDGEKLAKFPEDFYTRMEKLQVVAYTGIHKPLLPRHLTSLRTLCLDLCKSLGDISFLGDLISLEILSLAYCGISNLPSAIGKLKNLKLLDLTECAADLCIDDGVFQSLNKLEELYMRARYGNRIKFTEDSCKGLKMVSSKLTALEVEFFKSILEPKNVSFKKLERFRISMGAQLGAFTSENTLKLVASKEEILK, from the coding sequence ATGGGTGGTGTGGGGAAGAGCACGATGATGGAACAAATGAAAAGGGTTGCGGAGGATAAGAAAATGTTTGATTTGGTTGTGAAGGTGGTTATCGGGAAAAGTAAAAACAAAATGATGATACAAGAGGCTGTAGCAGAGAACACTGGCggatctcttactgaaaatgatgaagataatagGGCTGAGCGTCTTCGTAAAAGGTTTGAAGGGATATCGGAAGATGGTAAAAAGAAGATATTGGTGATATTAGATGATCTTTGGGAGGATATGGATCTTAAAGATATCGGGTTAACTAATCCTTTGCCAAAAGGTTTCAAGCTGTTACTTACATCACGTGATGAAAGAGTTGGCACTAAAATGGGTGTGGAACGTAGTTGTATTTTCAAAATTGACGTGTTAGAAGAACCAGAAGCGAAAAAACTGTTTTGGGAGATTGCAGGAATTTCGGATAGTGATCACGACCTTAGTAGAATTGGAGAAGAGATTGTAAAGAAGTGCGGTGGTTTGCCCCTTGCCATAGCAACCATTGCCTCTACTCTTAGAGATAATAAATACAAGGAAACATGGAAAGATGCACTTAACCGTTTACATAACAAAAACGATTCACTCCTAAATATTTTTTATATTAGCTACGACAATCTCAAAGATAATGATGAGAAAGCAATTTTTCTTCTTAGTGGCTTGTTCCCGGATGACCATAATATTCGAATAGAGGACTTGACGAGGTATGGATGGGGTTTGAAGCTGTTTATTAATAACTTGAACAGTGTATCAACAGCAAGAACACGGGTGAACGCTTGTATTAAAAATATCATATATTCAAACTTGTTGATCGAAAGTAACAAAACAGGATGTGTCAATATTCATGATCTCGTACGTGATTTTGTATTAAGCAAATTTTCAAAAGTTAAGCAAGCTTCACTTGTTAACAATGATAATATCTCAGATCAACTTAGAAGAGATTCGTACGAAAGAATATTATTAAAGTGTGGAGGTATGGTTGAGTTTCCTGCAGATTTTAATCAGCCAAACCTTACACTTCTGAGCCTAATGGACGGTGAGAAGCTAGCCAAGTTTCCAGaagatttctatacaagaatggaGAAACTTCAAGTGGTGGCTTACACGGGTATTCATAAACCGTTGCTTCCGCGACACTTAACATCCCTTCGAACACTATGTCTCGATTTATGCAAATCGTTGGGCGATATCTCTTTCCTCGGAGATCTAATTAGTTTGGAAATACTCAGTTTGGCTTATTGTGGCATCTCGAATCTACCATCTGCCATAGGGAAATTAAAAAACTTGAAGTTACTAGATCTGACTGAATGTGCTGCTGACCTTTGTATTGATGATGGCGTCTTTCAAAGTTTAAACAAACTTGAAGAGCTCTATATGAGAGCTCGATATGGGAATCGTATAAAGTTTACAGAAGATAGTTGTAAAGGACTCAAGATGGTTTCAAGTAAACTCACTGCATTAGAAGTCGAATTCTTCAAAAGTATTCTCGAGCCAAAGAATGTGTCGTTTAAGAAACTTGAAAGGTTTAGGATATCTATGGGTGCTCAATTGGGGGCGTTCACATCTGAAAATACATTAAAACTTGTCGCTAGCAAGGAAGAGATTCTGAAATGA
- the LOC139855241 gene encoding uncharacterized protein, whose product MVELNAMASDMKRKEMNVAKDLLIPYYVLVWLEEFERVSKEVRNISTVRIGCLNMKARYKAGKRASEILMDIDTLKKKKSEIEWSDEPRLLGRVCSTWPSTSEAAVASDIGTQDVIKSSRDLIFDKALKALESNNECQMMALC is encoded by the coding sequence ATGGTGGAATTGAATGCGATGGCAAGTGATATGAAGAGGAAGGAGATGAATGTTGCAAAAGATCTTTTGATACCTTATTATGTACTAGTTTGGTTGGAAGAATTCGAAAGAGTATCCAAAGAAGTAAGAAATATTTCAACCGTTAGAATTGGATGCTTGAACATGAAGGCGAGATACAAAGCAGGTAAACGAGCATCTGAGATCCTCATGGATATTGACACTCTCAAGAAAAAAAAATCTGAAATCGAATGGAGTGATGAACCAAGGCTTCTTGGTAGGGTTTGCTCAACTTGGCCTTCCACCTCTGAAGCAGCAGTTGCTAGTGATATTGGTACCCAAGATGTAATCAAGTCCAGTAGAGACTTGATATTCGATAAAGCATTGAAAGCACTTGAATCAAACAATGAGTGCCAAATGATGGCTTTATGCTGA